Within Falsibacillus pallidus, the genomic segment TTTCAAATATATAAATTATTTAGGAGGAACAAATAGTATGACAAATGCAAAAAGAGTAAGTGGACAAGGAAGCTCAAGAGATCCTATCGTTGTCCCATGTCAAGTTGATGCAAGACAACAAGCATATCTTACTAACCAAGCAATTCCATTGGTAACACAAGCTGCAACTCCAACATTGAAAGTCCCTGTAGCCGTAGCTGAAAGAACAATCCAAGTCGTAACTGAAGCAGACATCCCATTGAATCCGCCAGCAACAGAAATCAAGCGTGTGCTTAAAGATGTACTATTGACTCAATGCAAATTGATTCCAGTAGAATTCCAGCCAATCCCAGGAACTGACTTCCGTTTTGTAACTAGAGCAAAATTATTCGTAGAAGGCTATATCAGAAAGAACATTGAATATGCATCCGACAGCTGCAACGGCGTTCTTTATGACCGTGTAGCCAACCTTCACTTCTCTGGTTTCACTGAATTGACAGCTGGTGACTTCACTTCATTCCCAATCTGGAGCAGCTCCACTGAAGACAGAGCAAGATTCATCAATCCAAACAATGGCGACTTCCCTCGTTTGGACAAGTATTACTTTGAAAACACTAACTACTA encodes:
- a CDS encoding CsxC family protein translates to MTNAKRVSGQGSSRDPIVVPCQVDARQQAYLTNQAIPLVTQAATPTLKVPVAVAERTIQVVTEADIPLNPPATEIKRVLKDVLLTQCKLIPVEFQPIPGTDFRFVTRAKLFVEGYIRKNIEYASDSCNGVLYDRVANLHFSGFTELTAGDFTSFPIWSSSTEDRARFINPNNGDFPRLDKYYFENTNYYNEQPYCELVRADFYEIDFSPTMVDPQAAFDTLREKIVLDLSLKVLQVQQVQVDGSLVIPGNGTDGAAGTQA